The Argonema galeatum A003/A1 genome contains a region encoding:
- a CDS encoding DUF3616 domain-containing protein: MQTKKFSIEQVLLRFKSGIQDSRESLSAVALTPGNYLWLGADETSSIERLSCTVPNTFENHERFLVADFIPPITDSDKEIDIEGLDYDDGYLWLVGSHSLKRTKPNDKQTDLENIQNLAIIEPENNRFLLARIPLVGDRLYQSCSHPENPDKQLTAARLEKTKSGNYLTDALLEDPHLAPFLKANIPGKDNGFDIEGLAVYKDKIFLGLRGPVLRGWAIVLEIKVKEINSTSLKLKKIEDKRYKKHFIDLDGLGVRDLCIDGQDLLILAGPTMDIDGPVRLYRLENGVNLPENVLLKPTPILDIPYGNGEDHAEGMTFVSTEENKKSLIVLYDSPAKKTRLQGDDSVLADIFQL, encoded by the coding sequence ATGCAAACAAAAAAATTCTCGATTGAACAAGTTTTACTCCGATTCAAGTCAGGCATTCAAGACAGCCGGGAAAGTTTGTCTGCTGTTGCACTCACCCCTGGAAACTATTTGTGGTTGGGTGCGGATGAAACATCAAGTATTGAACGGCTGTCCTGTACTGTTCCCAATACATTTGAAAATCACGAACGCTTTCTAGTGGCAGATTTTATCCCACCAATCACCGATAGCGATAAGGAAATTGATATTGAAGGACTCGATTACGACGATGGCTACCTGTGGTTAGTTGGTTCTCACAGCCTGAAACGCACAAAACCAAATGATAAGCAAACAGACCTGGAAAACATCCAAAATCTGGCAATTATCGAACCTGAAAATAACCGCTTTTTATTAGCACGCATTCCTCTAGTCGGCGATCGCTTATACCAGTCTTGCAGTCACCCAGAAAATCCAGATAAACAACTGACGGCAGCTAGGTTAGAAAAGACCAAAAGCGGCAATTACCTCACGGATGCCCTCTTAGAAGATCCTCACCTTGCCCCATTTTTAAAAGCGAATATTCCGGGAAAAGATAATGGTTTTGACATAGAGGGTTTAGCTGTTTATAAGGATAAGATTTTTCTAGGTTTGCGGGGGCCTGTGCTGCGGGGTTGGGCGATCGTACTGGAAATAAAAGTCAAAGAAATTAATTCGACAAGCTTGAAACTTAAGAAAATAGAAGATAAACGATACAAAAAACATTTTATTGACCTTGACGGCTTAGGAGTTCGCGACTTATGTATCGATGGTCAAGACTTGTTAATTTTGGCGGGGCCAACTATGGATATAGATGGCCCGGTGAGGCTTTACCGATTGGAAAATGGGGTTAATTTGCCAGAAAATGTGCTATTAAAACCTACACCAATTCTGGACATTCCCTATGGCAATGGAGAAGATCATGCTGAGGGAATGACTTTTGTCTCTACAGAAGAAAATAAAAAATCGCTGATAGTGCTTTATGATTCTCCAGCTAAGAAAACGAGACTTCAGGGAGACGACAGCGTTTTAGCTGATATTTTTCAGCTTTAA
- a CDS encoding DUF2809 domain-containing protein → MTSPFSRKHPFFNYRVALLLSIIPIFVLGLTSKFYSGPGQKWFNNYFGDFLYQIFLILLVTFSRPQASPAWTSLGVFIFNCAIEFLQLWQPPFLQAIRATLFGRLLLGNSFVWDDFLYYGGGCTLGFIWVRRLKAKALRSLHRASSP, encoded by the coding sequence ATGACATCGCCGTTTTCCCGCAAGCATCCCTTTTTCAACTATCGAGTTGCCCTCCTGCTCAGCATAATCCCCATTTTCGTCTTGGGTTTGACCAGCAAATTTTACTCTGGACCGGGACAAAAGTGGTTCAACAATTATTTTGGAGATTTTTTGTACCAAATCTTTTTGATTCTACTGGTGACTTTCAGTAGGCCGCAAGCTTCCCCCGCTTGGACTTCATTGGGGGTTTTCATTTTTAACTGTGCGATCGAATTTCTCCAGCTGTGGCAACCTCCCTTTTTACAAGCGATCCGAGCCACTTTATTCGGGCGTCTGCTGCTTGGCAATTCCTTTGTGTGGGACGATTTTCTCTACTATGGAGGGGGATGTACCTTGGGTTTTATCTGGGTGCGTAGGCTGAAAGCAAAGGCGCTGCGATCGCTTCACCGCGCCTCCAGTCCCTGA
- a CDS encoding tellurite resistance TerB C-terminal domain-containing protein: MLRNRWLLGSVAFIVSFGLSLLLLRDIKAASIAAAIAVPATFCGAIAVNGKQRMQHKRIRTGLEMEIRQLEKWGIQLYDHLTAMIAEQQRTEIHINFLKRQLNQLYVQTAEQQKYKHQLTQELIALGEQKRLLEAEMHHWETEVYHLEQQKEELDLSLRSLLSEKHNAEAELQQLQLQITENNQRSQIEINDDTSAIIPDEWTEFIAQLTNSELQVLKAIVYLENPNPEIKKIAESYITMPELLIDGINERAIATIGDIIIEPGSVSPLIAEAEYLTNIKEILKFKE, encoded by the coding sequence ATGTTAAGAAATCGGTGGCTTCTGGGTTCAGTTGCCTTCATTGTGAGTTTTGGCCTTAGCTTGCTTTTGCTCCGAGACATCAAGGCAGCATCGATCGCAGCTGCGATCGCCGTACCTGCTACCTTCTGTGGAGCGATCGCCGTCAACGGCAAGCAGAGAATGCAGCACAAACGCATTAGAACTGGTCTTGAAATGGAAATTCGCCAGTTGGAAAAATGGGGAATACAGCTGTACGATCATCTCACAGCTATGATAGCGGAACAGCAGAGAACAGAGATTCACATAAATTTTTTGAAAAGACAGTTGAATCAACTGTACGTTCAAACCGCAGAACAACAAAAATATAAGCATCAGCTAACGCAAGAGTTAATTGCTTTGGGCGAACAAAAACGCTTGTTGGAAGCAGAAATGCATCACTGGGAAACAGAAGTTTACCACCTGGAACAACAGAAAGAAGAGTTAGACTTGAGTTTGCGATCGCTCTTATCTGAAAAGCATAACGCGGAAGCAGAACTCCAGCAATTACAGCTACAAATTACCGAAAATAACCAAAGATCTCAGATAGAAATTAATGATGATACATCTGCTATAATACCTGACGAATGGACAGAATTTATAGCTCAATTAACTAATTCAGAACTTCAGGTACTCAAAGCAATAGTATATCTAGAAAATCCGAACCCAGAAATAAAAAAGATTGCCGAATCATACATAACCATGCCGGAACTGTTAATTGATGGCATAAACGAACGTGCGATCGCTACAATTGGCGATATAATTATTGAGCCAGGATCGGTTTCTCCTCTAATTGCCGAAGCCGAGTATTTGACAAATATCAAGGAAATCCTCAAATTCAAGGAATAA
- a CDS encoding DUF4385 domain-containing protein: MKPFDYTLDFKNIDFRTSPELYRVGKGEQGVLLVEPYKGEILPYWRFKTPEIARESADKIYHIFLEYLDRDDFVGADMARKFLQMGYTRSRRYANHKSGRKYKQNPQKETDPAAQLLARKNLLPNEPDPVKAESAAIFKEKWMQAKTNEKYLQLLQQHRQMYESD, from the coding sequence ATGAAGCCATTTGATTACACCTTAGACTTTAAAAACATCGATTTTCGCACTTCTCCCGAACTTTATCGAGTAGGGAAAGGAGAGCAAGGAGTGCTTTTGGTAGAACCCTATAAAGGAGAAATTCTTCCTTACTGGCGGTTCAAAACACCTGAGATTGCTAGGGAGTCTGCCGACAAAATTTACCATATATTTTTAGAATATCTCGATCGGGATGATTTTGTCGGCGCGGATATGGCTCGAAAATTTTTACAAATGGGTTATACGCGATCGCGCAGATACGCTAATCACAAAAGTGGCAGAAAGTACAAGCAGAATCCTCAAAAAGAAACTGACCCAGCAGCACAGCTTCTAGCTAGAAAAAATCTGTTGCCAAATGAACCAGACCCAGTAAAAGCTGAATCAGCGGCAATCTTTAAAGAGAAATGGATGCAAGCGAAGACGAACGAGAAATATCTCCAACTTTTGCAACAACACAGACAAATGTACGAATCAGATTAA
- a CDS encoding SDR family oxidoreductase → MNVAIVGCGYVGYSVARHWRQELGFFVTATTTSPDKVATLEVVAQKVAVVNGNEAAALKSVLENQDTLLLSVGAKNANLYEETYLHTAKTLVSVLKETPTVKQVIYTGSYSVYGDKNGEWVDESSPVTPASKNGEILAQTEEILLSASNENTKICVIRLGGIYGPDRELVKIFRRAAGTTRPGNGEDVTNWIHLDDIVAAIEFARSNQLQGIYNLVDDAHLSSRELLDRVFTQHNLPQVVWDSSQKSTRPYNALVSNQKIKSAGYQLIHPQMIV, encoded by the coding sequence ATGAATGTTGCGATCGTTGGTTGCGGTTATGTTGGATATTCAGTTGCCCGCCACTGGCGTCAAGAGTTGGGGTTTTTTGTCACCGCAACCACAACTTCTCCCGACAAAGTTGCAACACTGGAAGTTGTAGCCCAAAAAGTCGCAGTAGTGAATGGAAATGAAGCAGCGGCGCTAAAATCGGTACTGGAAAATCAGGATACCCTGCTTTTAAGTGTCGGTGCCAAGAATGCCAATCTGTATGAAGAAACTTATCTGCATACCGCCAAAACCCTAGTTTCCGTACTTAAAGAAACTCCAACTGTCAAACAAGTAATTTACACAGGGAGTTACAGTGTTTATGGGGACAAAAATGGGGAGTGGGTAGATGAATCATCACCTGTTACACCTGCTAGCAAAAATGGTGAGATTCTCGCTCAAACTGAGGAAATATTGCTGTCGGCATCCAATGAGAATACCAAGATTTGTGTCATCCGATTGGGAGGAATTTATGGGCCCGATCGGGAACTGGTAAAGATATTTAGACGAGCTGCTGGCACAACTCGTCCTGGTAATGGTGAGGATGTAACAAATTGGATTCATCTCGATGACATTGTTGCTGCGATCGAATTTGCCCGGTCTAACCAACTGCAAGGTATTTATAACTTGGTGGATGACGCACATCTGAGCAGTCGAGAACTACTCGATCGCGTATTTACGCAGCACAATTTACCCCAAGTTGTATGGGATTCATCCCAGAAAAGTACCCGACCTTATAATGCACTGGTGTCAAATCAAAAAATCAAATCGGCTGGTTATCAGTTGATTCATCCACAGATGATTGTGTAG
- a CDS encoding rhodanese-like domain-containing protein has translation MFPFARSLVFKLLKILITYTKPDVQWLTTKELAHWLENTAETQPIILDARTEAEYAVSHLKNARRIDARAPDLAALKKVSHDVPIVVYCSVGYRSAGIAQQLQQLGFNRVYNLEGSIFQWANEGRPIFKYNCPTQFVHPYNAIWEKLLKSRIF, from the coding sequence ATGTTTCCGTTTGCGCGTTCCCTTGTTTTTAAACTCCTCAAAATCCTGATTACCTACACAAAACCTGATGTTCAGTGGCTCACTACCAAAGAATTGGCTCATTGGCTGGAAAATACCGCAGAAACACAGCCAATTATACTCGATGCTCGCACTGAGGCAGAGTATGCAGTTAGCCATCTCAAAAATGCTCGACGAATTGATGCTCGCGCACCCGATTTAGCTGCACTTAAAAAAGTTTCCCACGATGTACCCATTGTCGTATACTGTTCCGTTGGCTATCGCAGCGCAGGCATAGCCCAGCAGCTTCAACAGCTAGGATTTAACCGCGTTTACAATCTGGAAGGTAGTATCTTCCAATGGGCAAATGAAGGACGCCCAATTTTCAAATATAATTGTCCTACACAGTTCGTACACCCCTATAATGCTATTTGGGAAAAATTGCTAAAATCCCGAATATTTTAG
- a CDS encoding regulatory protein RecX has product MSCSAYFVNLLSRREYSAYELHKKGKEKGFDESAIADALQEIQSKDYQSDTRLVATLIASSQGKYGKAGIKRKCLEKGIAADVFEEVWYSQVEETEGGETGELAQLKAKLMRKYHIEGFQNIDPKTKAKLINYLNYRGFNPFEVLQQWQQDEDTI; this is encoded by the coding sequence ATGAGTTGCAGCGCCTATTTTGTGAACCTTTTGTCTCGCCGAGAGTACAGTGCTTACGAACTGCACAAGAAAGGAAAAGAAAAGGGGTTTGATGAGAGTGCGATCGCAGATGCTCTCCAGGAAATTCAATCAAAAGATTACCAGTCAGATACTCGCTTAGTCGCTACTCTAATTGCCTCATCTCAAGGCAAATACGGGAAAGCTGGAATTAAGCGTAAATGTCTGGAAAAAGGGATTGCAGCCGATGTGTTTGAGGAAGTATGGTATTCGCAAGTGGAAGAAACAGAGGGTGGAGAAACAGGGGAACTGGCACAGTTAAAAGCTAAGCTTATGCGGAAATACCACATTGAGGGTTTTCAAAATATCGATCCGAAAACTAAAGCTAAGTTGATCAATTACCTGAACTACAGAGGGTTTAATCCCTTTGAGGTTTTGCAGCAGTGGCAGCAGGATGAAGACACTATTTAA
- a CDS encoding DUF4365 domain-containing protein yields MKVLEVRRRVEINQQKEQFSNAYIQAVASVAGYSLYKPAVDDDSVDWGIAARGGTGRIRSPRLELQLKSTSRDLLDDSNVRYPVKLKNYDDLRMDNFAIPRILVVVLVPDNSADWLQQSEQELCMKYCGYWLSLRGMPQTQNTETVTVSLPRSNQFTVSALQSLMQLISRGNQP; encoded by the coding sequence GTGAAAGTCCTAGAGGTGCGGCGTCGCGTGGAAATCAACCAGCAAAAAGAACAGTTCAGTAATGCTTATATACAGGCTGTGGCATCAGTAGCAGGCTATTCACTCTACAAGCCAGCGGTGGACGATGACAGCGTAGACTGGGGGATTGCTGCTAGGGGTGGAACAGGACGTATCCGATCGCCTCGGCTGGAATTGCAGTTAAAATCTACTTCAAGGGATCTTCTCGACGACAGCAATGTTAGATACCCTGTCAAGCTTAAAAACTACGATGATTTGAGAATGGATAACTTTGCCATTCCGAGAATCTTAGTTGTAGTTTTAGTTCCCGACAATTCAGCGGACTGGTTACAACAGTCCGAACAAGAACTTTGTATGAAGTATTGCGGCTATTGGCTATCACTGCGGGGAATGCCTCAGACACAAAACACGGAAACGGTTACAGTTTCCTTACCCAGAAGTAACCAATTTACAGTATCAGCGCTTCAGTCCTTAATGCAACTTATTAGTCGAGGAAATCAACCATGA
- a CDS encoding glutathione peroxidase, with translation MNNTVSDLAVKTINGSEKKLSDYVGNVLLIVNVASYCGYTPQYAGLEKLNQKYKQSGLRILAFPCNDFGAQEPGSNAEIMKFCTTNYGVNFEMFDKVHAIGDKQHPLYARLTKAAKVPGNVSWNFEKFLVSKTGEIVARFGSSVKPDSTELIAAIESELTK, from the coding sequence ATGAACAATACAGTCTCAGACCTAGCAGTAAAGACAATCAACGGTTCCGAAAAGAAGCTTAGTGACTACGTGGGAAACGTCCTGCTGATTGTGAATGTAGCTTCCTACTGCGGCTACACACCCCAATATGCCGGACTGGAGAAATTGAACCAGAAATATAAACAATCCGGGCTACGCATCTTGGCATTCCCCTGTAACGATTTTGGGGCACAGGAGCCTGGTAGCAACGCCGAGATTATGAAATTCTGCACCACCAATTACGGCGTCAACTTTGAAATGTTCGACAAAGTTCATGCTATTGGAGACAAACAGCACCCCCTTTACGCTCGACTTACCAAAGCAGCTAAAGTTCCAGGAAATGTTTCCTGGAACTTTGAAAAATTCCTTGTTAGTAAGACTGGCGAAATAGTGGCGCGTTTTGGCAGCAGCGTCAAACCAGATTCAACCGAATTGATAGCAGCAATTGAGAGCGAGTTAACCAAGTAA
- a CDS encoding NIL domain-containing protein, translated as MKKRVKLTFPKRAIQMPVAYRLAKDFNVATNIIRAQVAPNQVGKLVVELLGDIDQLDAAIEWMRSQDITVSLASREILIDEDVCVHCGLCTGVCPTEALNLEPQTFKLAFTRSRCIVCEQCIPTCPVQAISTNL; from the coding sequence ATGAAAAAACGAGTAAAGCTGACTTTTCCCAAACGTGCGATCCAGATGCCTGTAGCTTATCGACTGGCTAAGGATTTTAACGTAGCTACAAATATTATCCGCGCTCAGGTTGCGCCCAATCAAGTTGGCAAGTTGGTGGTGGAACTGTTGGGCGATATCGATCAGTTGGATGCGGCGATCGAATGGATGCGATCGCAGGATATCACTGTTTCCTTAGCCAGCCGCGAAATCTTGATTGACGAAGATGTCTGCGTCCACTGCGGTTTGTGTACTGGCGTCTGTCCCACGGAAGCCCTTAACCTGGAACCGCAGACGTTTAAGCTGGCATTTACGCGATCGCGCTGCATCGTCTGCGAACAGTGTATCCCCACTTGTCCCGTCCAAGCAATTTCTACCAATCTTTAA
- a CDS encoding glycosyltransferase, giving the protein MTNKVSIIIPTLNEATCLERTLRCLNVLSPNAWEILVVDGGSEDETLEIAKAANISVGAKHSGRKSLTMSHKLSARMLRPYKIGMLPAKVRVLNCEKRGRSIQMNHGAKNATGDILCFVHADTWFQDDLITVIQETLADKKVACGGFISLMVGRKTTRWGISLHNYLKTYYAPLFFKPHLFFRGLRLLFGDQVMFCRRNDFWECGGFDENLPIMEDGDLCLKLVQKGQIRLVNRIVQSSDRRVVRWGSLKATTIYLYIGFLWGFGVSSSYLKQFYEEIR; this is encoded by the coding sequence ATGACCAATAAAGTTTCCATAATTATTCCTACTTTGAATGAAGCAACCTGCCTGGAACGCACCCTTCGTTGCTTGAATGTTCTTTCGCCAAATGCTTGGGAAATACTGGTGGTAGATGGTGGAAGTGAAGATGAAACTTTGGAAATTGCCAAAGCAGCAAATATATCCGTAGGGGCGAAGCATTCGGGCAGAAAGTCTTTGACTATGAGCCATAAATTATCAGCCCGAATGCTTCGCCCCTACAAAATTGGGATGCTCCCAGCAAAGGTGCGTGTTTTAAATTGTGAAAAGCGCGGGCGCTCAATACAGATGAACCACGGAGCCAAAAACGCAACTGGAGATATCCTCTGCTTCGTACACGCAGACACCTGGTTTCAGGACGATTTAATCACAGTTATTCAGGAAACTTTGGCAGACAAAAAAGTCGCTTGTGGAGGATTTATTTCCCTAATGGTAGGTCGAAAAACAACCAGATGGGGCATATCTCTACATAATTATCTCAAAACTTACTATGCGCCACTCTTTTTTAAGCCTCACCTATTTTTTAGGGGATTGCGCCTTTTATTTGGCGATCAAGTCATGTTCTGTCGCCGTAATGACTTTTGGGAATGTGGCGGCTTTGACGAAAATCTTCCCATTATGGAGGATGGAGATTTGTGCCTCAAGCTTGTGCAAAAAGGTCAAATTCGTTTGGTAAATCGCATCGTCCAAAGTTCAGACCGCCGGGTAGTTCGTTGGGGATCTCTTAAAGCCACAACTATATATCTTTATATTGGATTTTTGTGGGGTTTTGGTGTATCGTCATCATACCTAAAGCAGTTCTACGAGGAAATTCGGTGA
- a CDS encoding ATP-binding protein has product MAKLKIPKRVSTTLLSSLSAGVVPRIGLEHIAVGREKEMAALLQDLDNLAAGGAAFRFVVGRYGSGKSFMLQLLRNHAMEQGFVVADVDLSPERRLAGTDGQGVATYRELMRNIATKTHPNGGTLGLILEKWISSIQTQVAETSGLRPNDSGFDDQVESTILAAVKNIEGLVHGFDFATVVTNYWRGYRLDEKERKDAAMRWLRGEFATKTEAKAALGVRIIIDDDTWYDYVKLFAKFAADIGYKGLLVLFDEAVHLWKITNAVSRQNNYDKLLAMFNDTMQGRAEHLGIIVGGTPKFLEDPKRGLFTDPAWTRRTAKSRFAKAGLQDNSGPVIQLETLTQQEILQLLQRLADVHTTQYSSEKKITKSEFDEFLQEIISRLGANALLTPGEIVRDFLSVLNILQQNPEMSFGQVIHGAGLQLTTAGKKTNVDEDGEVAEFTL; this is encoded by the coding sequence ATGGCAAAATTGAAAATACCCAAAAGAGTTTCAACGACACTACTCAGTTCCTTAAGTGCAGGAGTCGTGCCAAGAATTGGACTCGAACATATTGCTGTCGGTCGAGAAAAAGAAATGGCCGCACTATTACAAGACCTCGACAACCTAGCCGCTGGCGGTGCAGCATTCCGCTTCGTTGTCGGACGCTACGGGTCTGGCAAAAGTTTTATGCTGCAACTGCTTCGTAACCACGCAATGGAACAGGGTTTCGTAGTAGCTGATGTTGACTTATCCCCCGAACGGCGACTCGCAGGAACAGACGGTCAAGGTGTAGCAACCTATCGCGAATTAATGCGAAACATCGCCACAAAAACTCATCCTAACGGTGGTACTTTAGGACTAATTTTAGAAAAATGGATTAGCAGCATTCAAACTCAAGTTGCCGAAACAAGCGGATTGCGCCCCAATGACAGCGGCTTTGATGACCAAGTGGAATCGACAATTTTGGCAGCAGTAAAAAATATTGAAGGCTTAGTTCACGGATTTGACTTTGCCACAGTAGTTACTAACTATTGGCGCGGTTATCGATTGGATGAAAAGGAAAGAAAAGATGCCGCAATGCGTTGGTTGCGCGGTGAATTTGCCACCAAAACCGAGGCCAAAGCAGCGCTGGGAGTGCGGATAATTATTGACGACGATACCTGGTACGATTACGTCAAGTTATTCGCCAAATTTGCCGCCGACATTGGCTACAAAGGACTTTTGGTGTTATTTGATGAAGCCGTGCATTTGTGGAAGATAACCAATGCGGTTTCGCGCCAGAACAACTACGACAAACTGCTGGCAATGTTTAACGACACCATGCAGGGTAGAGCGGAACATCTTGGTATTATTGTAGGTGGAACGCCCAAATTTTTGGAAGATCCGAAACGGGGACTTTTTACCGACCCGGCATGGACTAGACGCACAGCCAAAAGCCGTTTTGCGAAAGCGGGTTTGCAGGATAATTCTGGCCCAGTGATTCAGTTAGAGACTTTGACTCAGCAAGAGATATTGCAACTTTTGCAACGCTTGGCTGATGTTCATACCACTCAATACAGTAGTGAAAAGAAAATCACAAAAAGCGAATTTGATGAGTTTCTGCAAGAAATTATTAGCCGCTTGGGTGCAAATGCGTTGCTAACACCGGGAGAGATTGTGCGGGATTTTCTGAGTGTTTTGAATATCTTGCAACAAAATCCAGAAATGTCGTTCGGTCAAGTTATTCACGGTGCAGGTTTGCAGCTTACCACGGCTGGGAAGAAAACTAATGTAGATGAAGATGGCGAAGTTGCTGAGTTTACTCTGTAG
- a CDS encoding DUF547 domain-containing protein has protein sequence MSAIDFSSWDALLRQYVDEQGRVDYQAWKTEQPQALARWLSCLEQINLKLDDTSNVQLALWINLYNALTISTILERYPIDSIRPKILGIPNWLAFLWFFIQPAYTFSDRRYSLSQIEHKILRDQFKDTRIHFAIVCASIGCPLLRNGAYWPEKVQQQLDDDARRFINNPDKVRYDSETSTLYCSKIFKWYRQDFLQVAASVQGYIRSHLETDLPITASTPINYLYYDWNLNKVKSQK, from the coding sequence ATGTCCGCTATTGACTTTTCCTCTTGGGATGCACTGCTTCGCCAATATGTCGATGAACAAGGTCGTGTAGACTATCAAGCTTGGAAAACAGAACAACCCCAAGCTCTTGCTAGGTGGTTGTCCTGTTTAGAACAAATAAATCTTAAACTAGATGATACCTCAAATGTGCAATTAGCATTGTGGATAAATCTTTACAATGCCTTGACAATTTCTACGATTTTAGAACGTTATCCTATTGATTCCATTCGACCTAAAATTTTAGGTATTCCCAACTGGCTTGCCTTCCTGTGGTTTTTCATTCAGCCTGCCTATACCTTTTCAGATCGGCGCTACAGCCTCTCTCAAATCGAGCATAAGATTCTGCGCGACCAATTCAAAGATACGCGTATTCATTTTGCCATTGTCTGCGCTTCCATTGGATGCCCTTTGTTGCGAAACGGTGCTTATTGGCCCGAAAAAGTACAGCAGCAGTTAGATGATGATGCTCGCCGTTTTATCAATAATCCTGACAAAGTTCGTTACGACTCCGAAACTTCCACCCTTTACTGTAGCAAGATTTTTAAATGGTATCGTCAAGATTTTCTTCAGGTGGCTGCATCAGTTCAAGGGTATATTCGTTCCCATCTGGAAACAGACCTGCCAATCACAGCTTCAACACCTATCAATTATTTGTACTATGACTGGAATTTGAATAAAGTCAAAAGTCAAAAGTAG
- a CDS encoding thioredoxin family protein produces the protein MTTNSPNSPMPSPENSESTVGRRLRNLLVVLAAIALTVALLFGIGTQTDTSTLTTLAENSTPLEVALSNGKPTLMEFYANWCVSCQAMAKDMGELEQQYADKVNFVMLNVDNNKWLPEIERYRVDGIPHFVFFGNNGEAIAQSIGEQPRTIMAANLEALATGNPVPHARTTGQISKFNAPVKSAKAGSDDPRLHGAQVVN, from the coding sequence ATGACTACCAATTCACCTAATTCGCCGATGCCGTCTCCAGAAAACTCAGAATCGACAGTAGGGAGGCGCTTAAGAAATTTATTGGTTGTTTTGGCTGCGATCGCACTCACCGTTGCCCTCTTGTTTGGCATTGGAACTCAGACAGACACCTCTACCCTCACCACTCTAGCGGAAAATTCCACACCATTGGAAGTAGCCCTCAGCAACGGCAAACCAACGCTAATGGAGTTTTACGCCAATTGGTGTGTCAGCTGTCAGGCGATGGCTAAGGATATGGGGGAACTCGAACAGCAGTACGCTGACAAAGTGAATTTTGTCATGCTGAATGTGGATAACAACAAGTGGTTGCCAGAAATCGAGCGTTATCGGGTCGATGGGATTCCTCATTTTGTCTTTTTTGGCAACAATGGGGAAGCTATAGCACAAAGCATTGGCGAACAACCGCGCACCATCATGGCAGCAAATTTAGAAGCCTTAGCTACTGGTAACCCAGTACCCCATGCTAGAACAACCGGGCAAATTTCTAAATTTAACGCCCCCGTAAAATCAGCAAAAGCTGGATCGGACGATCCGCGACTTCATGGCGCTCAAGTCGTGAATTAA
- a CDS encoding Uma2 family endonuclease — MNRLPSQTDPPLSPRLTLPTMYDLPSENAEEPGLPDTFHLDQSQLLDITFQPPNWDIDRVFCAIDLNLYYDVNHPNWYKRPDWFGVVGVPQLYEGRDMRLSYVIWQEQVSPFVVVELLSPGTEEEDLGQTASKRGNPPTKWQVYERILRVPYYIVFSRYTDRVQAFRLTGGHYESTELTEGRLPIPELELSLGLWRGSYKNIDRLWLRWMTLDGELIPTGSERAAAAEQLTILAQQRTILAEQQSAEAQQRTILAEQQSAEAQQRATASEERAERLAAKLRELGLDPEQLA; from the coding sequence ATGAATCGCCTACCTTCTCAAACCGATCCGCCTCTTTCACCACGCTTGACATTACCGACAATGTACGATTTGCCCAGTGAAAATGCAGAGGAACCCGGATTGCCAGACACATTTCATTTAGACCAATCGCAATTATTAGACATAACTTTTCAGCCTCCCAATTGGGATATCGATCGAGTGTTTTGTGCGATCGACCTCAATCTCTACTACGATGTCAACCATCCCAACTGGTATAAACGTCCAGATTGGTTCGGCGTCGTCGGAGTGCCTCAGTTATACGAGGGGCGCGATATGCGTTTAAGTTATGTTATCTGGCAAGAACAGGTTAGCCCGTTTGTGGTAGTTGAGTTATTATCTCCTGGCACAGAAGAAGAAGATTTGGGTCAAACTGCCAGCAAACGGGGGAATCCACCAACCAAGTGGCAAGTTTACGAGCGAATTTTGCGCGTTCCCTACTACATTGTTTTTAGTCGCTATACCGATCGCGTGCAAGCTTTTCGCCTCACAGGCGGTCATTATGAATCTACAGAACTAACTGAGGGGCGCTTGCCAATTCCTGAGCTAGAACTGAGTTTAGGTTTGTGGCGAGGCAGTTATAAAAATATCGATCGACTGTGGTTAAGGTGGATGACTTTAGATGGAGAGTTGATTCCTACCGGCAGCGAGCGAGCTGCTGCTGCCGAACAGCTAACTATTTTAGCTCAACAGCGAACCATTTTAGCTGAGCAGCAATCAGCAGAAGCACAGCAGAGAACAATTTTAGCTGAGCAGCAATCAGCAGAAGCACAGCAGCGAGCAACAGCGTCTGAGGAGCGAGCTGAACGACTGGCGGCAAAACTGCGCGAATTGGGTTTAGATCCAGAGCAATTGGCTTAA